The sequence below is a genomic window from Anaerocolumna chitinilytica.
AATTCCTGTTTAATATCATTAAAACAGATTGTTGCTCCCGCATCGGCATAACTTTTTGCTATAGCAAAACCAATACCGTAAGAAGCTCCGGTTATCAATGCAACCTTACCTTTTAATGAAAAAGTATCTAGAATATTCATTTCAAAACCTCCTTCAATGTTCATAAACTTCGATATACTGTTTATATCCGGTATTACCTTAATGTACCAAGGCTCACACCGTCCATATCATCGAAATCCTGATTTTCTCCAAGCATTCCCCAGATAAAAGAATAGGCTTTGGTGCCGCAGCCTGAGTGTATGGACCAGCTGGGAGAAATAACCGCTTGTTCATTGCGAACCACAATGTGTCTTGTTTCAATCGGTTCTCCCATATAGTGGAAAACCAGTGAATCTTCTGAAAGGTCCAGATACAGATAGGCCTCCATTCTTCTGTCATGGGTATGACAGGGCATAGTATTCCATACACTGCCGGGCTTTAAGCTGGTTAATCCCATCACTAACTGGCAGCTTTCAATTTGTCCCGGAAGAATATACTTCGTTATCGTTCTGTGATTCGACTGTTCCAGAGAACCAAGTTCAACACGTACACAATTTTCAGGTTTTATATGCACGGTAGGATATGCTTTATGTGCGGGAGCACTGTTATAATAGAACTTAGCAGGCTCATCCTTCTCTTTGCTGCTAAAGATAACCTCCTTGGCACCCATTCCGATATACATTCCATCCCTGCTCTTTAAGGTATATTCTGTACCATCCACTCTGATAGTGCCTTCTCCGCCTACATTGATTACTCCCATCTCCCGGCGCTGCAAAAAATATTCAGCCCGGATTTCTTCTCCCGGCGTAAGCATTAAAGAAGTAATGGGCATGGCAGCACCTATAATGATTCTGTCAATATGACTGTATACACTTGTGATTTCTCCCACCTTAAACAGATTCTCTACGAGAAATTCTTCCCTTAACCTTTCCGTTGTGTAGTACTTAACATCCTTTGGTGATGAAGCTGTTCGAATCTCCATTTATTTACCCTCGCTTTCTTTTCTATGAAAATCATAACCTATATTACCAAATATTGTATTAATAGTTATTTCTGTAAATCTCTCAAACTTACTTACAAACTGCTCTTATTGAAACTGTCCTTGTGGCTACTCTAAGTTTGTGAGTAGAAGTTTGTGAATTGAAGTGTGCAGGCATGAACTTGCATGTGAAACATAGTTTTCACACAAGCTTTATAACAAGAGTATATCATACTATTTATACGAATTCCTGTCATTTCCCGCTTCAAAACTTGATTATATTGAACTGCCTTGTTATAATTGAAAGGAGCTGATATGCACTTTTGTTCTTACATCTATTATTTAACCAGAAAGGAAAGTTCATCCATGAAAGAAGTCACCTCCTGCAAAGAAGCAGTAGAATCCTGCATAAGCCAAAAATACTTTGCCGTGGCACACCTGTACCAGGAAGAAAAGCCCATGAATATGCATATTCACGACTGCTATGAAGTGTATTACTCGATCTCCGGCGGAAGGCAGTTCCTGATTGATGACCGCTTCTATCAGATACAGCCGGGTGATGTCTTTCTCATCAATAACTATGAAAGTCATTACCTCTCACAAATAGACAGTATGGTTCATGAAAGGATTGTTCTCTCCATTCATCCTGATTATGTTAAAGAAATATCTACCCCGTCAACAGATCTGAACTATTGCTTTTCCTACAGAGAAACCGGATTTTCCCACCGAATCTCTCTTGATAAGGAACAGCAGCAGCGTTTTCTTTACTTTATTCATAAAATTACAAGTCCTGGAGGTTTTGGCACGGATGTTCTGGAAAGAAGCGCATTTATGGAACTGCTGCTATTCCTGAATAAGGCTTTCTATGCGAATTGCAGCCAAATCGTCGGAGATGAGGACTATAAATACAATGTGCAGGTAGATCAAATCCTGGTATATATTAATCATAATATCAGTGAACCTATTACCATTGAGCATTTATCCAGGCAATTCTTCTTAAGTGAGTCCTATATCTGCCGGATATTTAAAGCAGCAACCGGCACTACTATTAATAAATACATTACTGCCAGAAGAATTACTATTGCCAAAGCACTTTTATCCGAAGGAAAGACTGTAAATGAAGTCTGTGAAGAAAGCGGCTTTCATGATTACAGTAATTTCTTAAAATCCTTTACAAAAGCAGTGGGAATATCTCCGAAGAAATATTCCCAGTACAGTACAAAATAATATTCTGTTGATTCAGGCTTATTGTTGCCATTTACAAGTCTGTAAGTGACTAGGCCCTATGCTCAGGATGATGGGATAATCTTTGCCTTGCAATCATTGGCAGTATACCGCCATTACGGTAATATTCCCACTCTACAGGGGAGTCTATTCGAAGATTCACTTGAAAAGTAATACTATTGCCATCCTCCTTTAAGGCAGTGGCAAAAAGCGGGATATTCTTATCTTCCTCTACTTGGAAGGAATAAACTTCCTCTCCGGTAAGACCAAGACTATCTGCTGATTCACCTTCTATGAATTCATAGGGAAGCACTCCCATCATAACCAGATTGGAGCGATGTATCCTCTCAAAGCTCTCAGCAAGAACTGCTTTAACACCCAAAAGAGCAGTTCCTTTGGCTGCCCAGTCCCTGGAAGAGCCCATTCCATAATCCTTGCCGGCTATAACTAGTAATCCTCTCTTCTCCTGTTTGTATAACAACGCAGCTTCGTAGATAGACAGAATCTCACCTGTTTTATAATATTTTGTAAAACCGCCTTCTACACCTTCTGCCAATTGGTTTTTAATACGTATATTCGCAAAGGTTCCCCGCATCATTACTTCATGATTTCCTCTTCTGGAACCATAGGTATTAAAATCTTTTATTGCAATCCCTTTTTCCTGCAGATATCTGCCTGCCGGCGTATCTTTCCCAATGTTACCCGCCGGGGATATATGATCTGTTGTAACAGAATCTTTAAACTTAGCCAGAACACGAAGGTCCTTTAACTCCTTCTCTGTATTTCTGGTATGAGCCAGTGATTCAAAATAAGGCGGATTACGAATATAAGTCGATTCTTCTATAAAAGAAAAAGTGTCTGTCCCTTCGCTCTTTAATGCCTGCCAATTTTTATCTCCCTGCCATACTTTCTCATATCTATCCTGAAACATCTCTTCTTTTATTGCAGAAGCTTTTACTGCTTCAATTTCTTCTGAGGTTGGCCATATATCTGCTAAGAATATCTTACGGCCTTCTGTGTTTATGCCTACAGGCTCTTTCGAAAAATCAATTAATATAGTTCCTGCAAGGGCATAGGCTATTACCAGTATGGGAGATGCCAAAAAGTTTGCTTTTATCAAAGGATGAATTCTTCCTTCAAAATTCCTGTTACCGGAGAGAACCGACACGGTAAGCAGATTCTCTTTTGTGATTACTTCCTCTATCTCTGGCAGTAATTTACCTGAGTTTCCAATGCAGGTAGCGCAGCCATAACCTACAACATGAAATCCAAGCTGTTCTAAATATGGTGTAAGCCCTGCTCTAGTCAGATAATCACTAACAACCTGTGATCCCGGTGTCAGAGAAGTCTTGACATATGGCGGAACCTGAAGTCCCAGCCCGACTGCTTTTTTTGCCATTAATCCGGCGCCAAGCATTACATTGGGATTCGAAGTATTCGTACAAGAAGTAATTGCAGCCAAAACGATATCCGCTGTGCCGATAGCAGCTGCTTTTCCATTGATAGTGAGCTTTGCTTTCTTTTCAATTTCCTTCTCCGTAAGTCCGTAGCCCAAGTTTCCCGAATTGTTCGTTATACATTCTTTAAAATAGTTTTTTACCTGCTGTAATGGCACAATATCCTGCGGACGTTTCGGTCCTGCCAGAGAAGCTGTTACAGAACTTAAGTCAATTTCAATTTCCTTTGTATATTCAATTTCCTGATTATCATCCCTTACAAATCCGTTTTGACTTAAGTAAGCCTTTATCCGGTCTGCTTCTTCCGTCGGCCTTCCGGTTAATAAAAGATAGCGGTAACTTTCTTCATCAAAAGGGAAATATCCGCAGGTGGCTCCATATTCCGGTGCCATATTAGCAATTGTAGCACGATCCGAAAGAGTCAGGTGCTTAAGTCCTTCACCATAGAATTCTACAAACTGCCCTACTACACCAACCTTTCTTAATAATGCGGTAACTGTCAGCGCAAGGTCAGTTGCAGTAGCTCCTTCCTGTAATTTTCCTACGAGTTTCACCCCAACTACTTTAGGCAGCATCATAAAGGAAGGCTCTCCAAGCATAATTGCTTCTGCTTCAATTCCTCCGACACCCCAGCCCAAGACACCAAGGCCATTAATCATCGTGGTATGGGAATCTGTTCCCACCAAGGTATCGGGAAACAAAAATACCTCTCCCTTTTCTTCTTTCATTGTTACCACCCGTGCCAGGTACTCAAGATTGACCTGATGTATAATTCCCATTCCAGGCGGCACTACACGAAGCTTCTTAAAGGAACTCTTGGCCCACTTCAAGAACTCATATCGTTCCTGGTTCCGTTCAAACTCTAACTTCACATTCTCAGCAAGAGAAGTTTCCTGTCCATATGAATCCACCTGTACAGAATGATCTATTACCAGCTCTACCGGTATTTCAGGCTCTATATTAATGCTATTTTTATCTCCCTTAGGTGCCTCTTTTACTATATTCTTTATTGCAAGGCCCATAGAAGCCAAATCCACCAGTACCGGTACTCCCGTAAAATCCTGAAGCAGTACTCTGGAAGGCATAAAGGGGACTTCATTTTTTTCTATATTTTCTTTTTTCCAGCCTGCAAGCCGGTAAATATGTTCTTCTGTAATTCTGCTGCCATCAAACTGTCTGATAGCTCCTTCTAATAAAATCCGGATTGTAATGGGCAACTTTTCTATAGAGTAACCTTCTTCTTTTAGCGAGTTGATGCTATAATAAGCATAGGATTTTCCCCCATGAGTAAAGTATCTCAATGCTCTTTCTTTTATATTTTTCCTCATAGTGTCTCCTTTCACGCATATGCTTCATTTTTCATTATGTTAACACGATATTTCCCATTCTACAAGAAAATATGTATGAAGTGTAAAATAAAAAAAGACCTTCAATATTAGCAAGTGCTATACTGATAGGTCTTTGTAGCTTATGCCTTAGCCAGTTTCTTTCCTAATTCAAACAAGACATCTAAGGTATCCTCATCTGCTTCATTTAAGCAGGTAACGCCTTCGCCGCCTACTATTTCAGCCCCGGAATCTTTCAGCCTCTGTTCCCAGTCACGCATCCATTCACAATTGCCCCAACCATAGGAACCAAACAATGCTATCTTCTTGCCCTGAACATATTGTTCAAGTTCTGCCACAAAAGGCTCCATTGCCTCTTCCTCCAAAACTTCAGCTCCCATGGAAGGGCAGCCAAGTGCAAGAACCGCATCCTCTTTTAGACTTTCAGCTTTTACACTGTACACCTCTGATACATTTGCTTCTTTCCCGCCAGCTTCAATACCTTCTCCCAGCTTTTCAGCCATTGCTTTCGTATTACCTGTACCACTCCAGTACACAACATTGATTTTGCTCATAAACAATCCCCCTTAAAGTATTATTTGCAATGTTCACCTAAAATGTCCTTTAAAGCACAAGCACTGCTGCTATGGCATCTCTCCACGATTGTAGAGTCCTCATCCACTGCCTTTAAAGCTGATACCACCATCTTATGGGACACAGTATTGGTGAAAAGTATCAACAAATCAGGACTTCCAACCTGAGTTCTAAAATTAGCAGGCATCTGTGTAAAAACCTTTGCCTTACAATGATGCTGCTTGCATATCTCTTTATAGGTACAGACCATTCTGTCATGGCCACCTACTATAACTACGCTCATATGGTCACCTCTCTTATAATCTTTTATGATAGAATATGTATTCATTATGTTCTTATTTTGCGACTGATATTCATTATCGTTTTGTATGTAAAAAGATTACCATACTTTATACCTATTAGGCAAGTATTATTTTTTATTTTGATAATTTTTCTTAACATCCTAAAAGAATATTTAAAGAACACTTCACTATATAAGCAATTGTTCTGAAATACACCGATTTTGACGGTAACAACTGGCAGAACCCTTATTATGAAAACTGGAAGTCAAATAAGAAGTATTTCAAACAGCCCTTTCTTTGTTAATTAAACATAATAATGATAACGTAAAAAGAAACCTCAAGGTTTAAATGCTAAATAAACAGCATTTAAACCTTGAGGCCATTTTTATATATAATAGTTTATTAATCTATATCTGACTGTGCGTACACAGTGTATACAATACTTTTTTAGAACCTGAAATCTCTTTTACCTTCATGTACCTGAACCAAATAATCCTTTGCTATGGTCTTCACCTTTTCATTGGTCACTCTCTCGATTTCTTTTTCAATCAAGGCTTCACCTTTATGCTTGGTATCCTCTGATGCATAGTCTTCCAAATACTCCTTTAAAGTCATCAGGGCATTTGGCTGACAGCAATTTGCTATCTGTCCGGACTTCACAAGCTTCATAAAACGGTCACCGGTTCTGCCTTCCCTGTAGCAGGCGGTACAAAAGCTTGGGATAAAGCCCATATCCAACAGCCAGTTAACAACCTGATCCAGAGTTCTCTTATCTTCAACATCGAATTGCTTGGAGTTGTCGTCTTCCTCTTCTTCCTCCGCATAGCCGCCTACGCTGGTCCTGGAACCTCCGCTTAACTGGCTGATTCCAAGCTGCAGAACTTTCTCCCTGGTCTTTTTGGATTCTCTGGTGGATACAATCATTCCGGTATATGGTACAGCAATACGAAGAATTGCAACAATTTTTTCAAACATTTCATCTGAGATGGAATTATCAAAATCTCCCGGATTAATGTCCTCTGCCGGGCGGATTCTTGGAACACTGATAGTATGAGGTCCTACTCCAAGAGCTGCTTCCAGGTGTTCTGCATGCATCAGCATTCCTACAAAATCATAACGGTAAAGATTGAGACCGAATAATACTCCCAGTCCAACATCATCAATGCCTGCTTCCATAGCCCTATCCATGGCTTCTGTATGATAAGCATAATTATGCTTCGGTCCGGTAGGATGAAGTTTTTCGTAACTTTCCTTATTATAGGTCTCCTGGAAAAGAATATAGGTTCCGATTCCGGCTTCCTTTAACTTCCGATAATTTTCATGAGTAGTGGCTGCAATATTGACATTTACCCTGCGAATTGCTCCATTCTTATGCTTAATAGAATAAATCGTATTGATACATTCCAGAATATATTCAATTGGATTATTAACCGGGTCTTCACCGGCTTCTAGGGCCAGACGCTTATGTCCCATATCCTGTAAGGCAATAACTTCCCGCTTAATCTCTTCCTGGGTCAGCTTCTTTCTTGCAATATGCTTGTTCTGATGATGGTAAGGACAGTACACACAGCCATTTACACAATAATTTGACAGATAGAGAGGTGCGAACATAACAATGCGGTTACCATAGAATTTATCTTTGATTTCTTTGGCAAGCTGATACATTCTTTCATTTTCTTCCTGTAAATCACATTCTAAAAGAACCGCTGCCTCTCTATGGCTGATGCCCTTCATATCCTTTGCTTTTTCAATAATGCTGTTAATTAATTCCTTATTGCTTTTATTTGCCTTGGCATACTCCAGGGTATCATTAATTTCTCCATCATCAATAAATTCTTCTGCTTTTTTGGATTTTACATCGTACATACGTTATCCTTCCCTTCTGCTTCAAAAATATAGGGGATAAAATCTCCTCTGGCGGTTACTATCTCATGACCAACACTTAACATCCTTCGCTGGAGACAGGCCCTGCATTCGGCTGCTTCATCTCCGGTACATATTTTATTATCATAGAGCTCATACTGCTTTCTTACCCTAACCGGTGATAAATTGGGCATTACTACATTAGCCCCCCAGGATATGCCTTCTTCTCTGCCCTTTGGATGAATAGTACCAAGAGCTGTCGTTGCCGGAATCAATCCATTGGGTATCATAAGTCTGATGATTGCTATCAGTTTTAGGGTTAGTTCGTAAGAACCCTTTGAATAGTCTTTAAAAGGAGTATCATGATGAGGAAGGAACGGACCGATTCCCACCATAGCGGGTT
It includes:
- a CDS encoding flavodoxin, with amino-acid sequence MSKINVVYWSGTGNTKAMAEKLGEGIEAGGKEANVSEVYSVKAESLKEDAVLALGCPSMGAEVLEEEAMEPFVAELEQYVQGKKIALFGSYGWGNCEWMRDWEQRLKDSGAEIVGGEGVTCLNEADEDTLDVLFELGKKLAKA
- a CDS encoding AraC family transcriptional regulator — translated: MKEVTSCKEAVESCISQKYFAVAHLYQEEKPMNMHIHDCYEVYYSISGGRQFLIDDRFYQIQPGDVFLINNYESHYLSQIDSMVHERIVLSIHPDYVKEISTPSTDLNYCFSYRETGFSHRISLDKEQQQRFLYFIHKITSPGGFGTDVLERSAFMELLLFLNKAFYANCSQIVGDEDYKYNVQVDQILVYINHNISEPITIEHLSRQFFLSESYICRIFKAATGTTINKYITARRITIAKALLSEGKTVNEVCEESGFHDYSNFLKSFTKAVGISPKKYSQYSTK
- the hydG gene encoding [FeFe] hydrogenase H-cluster radical SAM maturase HydG; this encodes MYDVKSKKAEEFIDDGEINDTLEYAKANKSNKELINSIIEKAKDMKGISHREAAVLLECDLQEENERMYQLAKEIKDKFYGNRIVMFAPLYLSNYCVNGCVYCPYHHQNKHIARKKLTQEEIKREVIALQDMGHKRLALEAGEDPVNNPIEYILECINTIYSIKHKNGAIRRVNVNIAATTHENYRKLKEAGIGTYILFQETYNKESYEKLHPTGPKHNYAYHTEAMDRAMEAGIDDVGLGVLFGLNLYRYDFVGMLMHAEHLEAALGVGPHTISVPRIRPAEDINPGDFDNSISDEMFEKIVAILRIAVPYTGMIVSTRESKKTREKVLQLGISQLSGGSRTSVGGYAEEEEEDDNSKQFDVEDKRTLDQVVNWLLDMGFIPSFCTACYREGRTGDRFMKLVKSGQIANCCQPNALMTLKEYLEDYASEDTKHKGEALIEKEIERVTNEKVKTIAKDYLVQVHEGKRDFRF
- the acnA gene encoding aconitate hydratase AcnA, giving the protein MRKNIKERALRYFTHGGKSYAYYSINSLKEEGYSIEKLPITIRILLEGAIRQFDGSRITEEHIYRLAGWKKENIEKNEVPFMPSRVLLQDFTGVPVLVDLASMGLAIKNIVKEAPKGDKNSINIEPEIPVELVIDHSVQVDSYGQETSLAENVKLEFERNQERYEFLKWAKSSFKKLRVVPPGMGIIHQVNLEYLARVVTMKEEKGEVFLFPDTLVGTDSHTTMINGLGVLGWGVGGIEAEAIMLGEPSFMMLPKVVGVKLVGKLQEGATATDLALTVTALLRKVGVVGQFVEFYGEGLKHLTLSDRATIANMAPEYGATCGYFPFDEESYRYLLLTGRPTEEADRIKAYLSQNGFVRDDNQEIEYTKEIEIDLSSVTASLAGPKRPQDIVPLQQVKNYFKECITNNSGNLGYGLTEKEIEKKAKLTINGKAAAIGTADIVLAAITSCTNTSNPNVMLGAGLMAKKAVGLGLQVPPYVKTSLTPGSQVVSDYLTRAGLTPYLEQLGFHVVGYGCATCIGNSGKLLPEIEEVITKENLLTVSVLSGNRNFEGRIHPLIKANFLASPILVIAYALAGTILIDFSKEPVGINTEGRKIFLADIWPTSEEIEAVKASAIKEEMFQDRYEKVWQGDKNWQALKSEGTDTFSFIEESTYIRNPPYFESLAHTRNTEKELKDLRVLAKFKDSVTTDHISPAGNIGKDTPAGRYLQEKGIAIKDFNTYGSRRGNHEVMMRGTFANIRIKNQLAEGVEGGFTKYYKTGEILSIYEAALLYKQEKRGLLVIAGKDYGMGSSRDWAAKGTALLGVKAVLAESFERIHRSNLVMMGVLPYEFIEGESADSLGLTGEEVYSFQVEEDKNIPLFATALKEDGNSITFQVNLRIDSPVEWEYYRNGGILPMIARQRLSHHPEHRA
- a CDS encoding DUF2325 domain-containing protein — encoded protein: MSVVIVGGHDRMVCTYKEICKQHHCKAKVFTQMPANFRTQVGSPDLLILFTNTVSHKMVVSALKAVDEDSTIVERCHSSSACALKDILGEHCK
- the kduI gene encoding 5-dehydro-4-deoxy-D-glucuronate isomerase, giving the protein MEIRTASSPKDVKYYTTERLREEFLVENLFKVGEITSVYSHIDRIIIGAAMPITSLMLTPGEEIRAEYFLQRREMGVINVGGEGTIRVDGTEYTLKSRDGMYIGMGAKEVIFSSKEKDEPAKFYYNSAPAHKAYPTVHIKPENCVRVELGSLEQSNHRTITKYILPGQIESCQLVMGLTSLKPGSVWNTMPCHTHDRRMEAYLYLDLSEDSLVFHYMGEPIETRHIVVRNEQAVISPSWSIHSGCGTKAYSFIWGMLGENQDFDDMDGVSLGTLR